The Tigriopus californicus strain San Diego chromosome 10, Tcal_SD_v2.1, whole genome shotgun sequence region TTCAAATCTAGCACACAGGAGATCCGATACTCGTAGCTCGAATATCCTCCCCTCGAAGATTGGCTGTCTCGAACTTTGGGTTAACGACACTTTGAATGTCTTTGAGAAGTTGAACAAGTGCTCCACATGTCTCTTTTCACGTGGGAAACTCCTCCTTGAATTTCTGACGTCGTAAAATAATTAAGATTGAGCTTAAGCCCGTCGATGAGCTCCTTTTTCTCAAACGTTTGACCACGTGGTGGTTCGATACCTCTTTCAACTATCGTCCCAATTTGAAacagattgattttttttcataagttACGAGTATGTGTGAGAATAAGTTCAAGTTTATACATGGTGTCTAATTGCCACGGGATTCCCGAGATGtaattctttttctttttatgtcTTGATTAATTAGTGTTTTTGTTTCTCCTCATACTCGTATAGGTGCAggattttgcaaaaagtctCGTTTAACATGGGGAAGATCATCCTTACTTGGAATCGTCCTCTGAACACTACTCAACACTCTCAAGCTCAAAACTGCGATGAATTGAAGACAAAATTGCTGAACGGGGAAAAATATACTGTTTTATTCTACAACTATCAATTATGATCTAATACACCAAAGCATAAGACAGGGTATGTTAGATATTTAGTGATAGCATGTCTCATCGAAAGCCTCGATATATCTTCTCTAACACGTAGGCGGTAATGCCACAACTACACTAGTTGTGGGTGGGTGAGCAATTTAGTTCCATCAATGTTTGGGAAATGTTAGAAGCGAACAGGAATCCGTAAAAGCACAGCGTGACCACCAAACGCTGACAATCAATCACGAGTGTGAAGAATACATCACACTTTCCTGGAAAGTTTGACTAGAGCCTCAGTGCCAAAATCCCATTGTCATTTAGGCCTCTACCATGGAAATAGACACAAAAGGCACAAAGGTTTCGCCCATGGGAGTGTAAAACTTGTAACAATGGCTACTGGCTACCTTTTTGGCCATGTCTGGCAAGTGGTGGCAAATCAAAAGTTAAGGTCTCAAATCTCGTCGCAACCTATAATCTTTTTAACAGTGTTTATCCTCATCAACAACGTTTTTACTGCACAAATGTCTGATCTTAATTAGTGATATTGTTCTTGATGTGAGTTGTAAAGTTCAAATATAAAGATGGCATGGAAGACTGGCAACTCTTTATTCTGAAAAACCTTCGTCGTTGTCTCTAATTAACGGTACGAACAAAACTTTTTGATAAGGATTAACAGTAGCTGGTTTAGGTAAAGGATGACCAAGGGATCAACAAGAACAGATTTGACCTTCTGTTAGAAGTTCCTGGTGCGAGATGTTATGAATCCTGGGATTTTAATCCCAGGAAAGATAAATTGTCTTGTTCAACTTAAGTGCTACAACTTCACCGTAAAGCTTGTTCATGTTTATTAAGTGCTTGTTCATCAGTGTCATAACAAAGCTGGCGAGTTAAAAAAACCAGTCTAGCTTTTTTGCTGCTCCCACTATAAATTGGGGGCGTTTGCGGTAAAATAAGTGctatacttttttgaaatgcggAGGGTCTGGAGCGTGTTCCAAAGTCGAGTTTGGTGAGAAATTCCTTCTTGCTTGGGAAAGTGTCGAACGGCGTTTCCAATAATGAGAGCAATTTTTCGAGGCAAGTGGAGCAAAGTTTTGCCGCTTGTCTTGGGCTGCTCCTGTTCCCAAAAAAGGGAAGGAGAATGGAACGAAGTGAAGGAAGGGGCGAGAAGGAACTGTTTGTTTGTATGCTAGGGTGCCTGCAAGGGTCGCCAATGGCAATCAAGGAGCCATAAAATACCAGATAGGTGCCAATGAAGGCTGAGAATTAGGGATTCCAAAAAGTTCTCTCAAACTGGTTTTTGCATCCCCGGCTTAGGACCGAAATTTAGGTCATGCCTCGCTTGGGACATTAATTGGAACCTGGAAATTAACCTGGTTAGATCTCAAGCATGTTTGAAAGTTGCTCTCTGTGTGGATTATCCCTCGAAAAACAAGCGCTCTTATCGAGGAcaggaaaagtttgaaattagGTTGCTTTCGAAGTCCGTATGTTAAATGCACTTCCCATATGGTCGTTGAACTGTGGAACTCACAGCATGTCTGGCATTGCATTTATTGCCCCAAGGATCCTGTTCCATGGTTCCCAAATTACTGGAAACCAATAACCCTCTCGCTCTCCTTAATGTTACTAGCGCCATAAAGGCTATGACCTCACGCAAGCTCAGCAATACAATGCATTCCCCGCTCGCTTGGGGAACGTGGAAACAGGTTGTTCCTTATGACACCGTCCACTCGCCGCCCATTGAAGAGGTCTGGTGCATTTTATATAATAATCTGGCTCAACTTCAACTTCTCTATACTTGAATGCGGCACAAATGGTTCCCAAATCAGTCCCAGGAAATTCCATGACATTCAGAAATTATATTCAGTGCTTCACAAAAAGGCAAGGATCGGTCCCTCTCTCAATGAACGgttattttttgctcttgtaAAGTGTTTAATCACTAAATACGTCCCTTAACCGTCGAAGAAGTGACTTTCAAGTCAACAGTTCCAACTCTTTTTACATCATCTTTGCCGCTCATCAATTATTCATCATGTCataagaaaattgaaacctcTTGAAAGGGCTCACCGATGTATTCCCATCTCACAAATATTAGTTTCACCAGGTCACAAGATCATCTTCCTGTCTGTTTTATGGCTCTTATACCCACAACTATTACCCATTTCTACTTAGGTACACTAAAATGtcaaggagagaggaaagtaCACAAGATTCCGGGGCTCCTCAATATTACCACATGACACTTCTGAAGAGCGTAGTGCCACAATCAGaaacagaaagaagaactggCGAGGAACGCTATTAACATATCTCGCTTTGATAATTTAATGGAGGGCTTTCAGCTTCCTAATGGCATCATCTGTGTATCTAGAACCATCTCTAGTACTTGAGAGAGGCCAGTTCTTACTTAGGTCGGCATTGatcgaggaggaagagaacaGACTAACAAGAAATCAGTCGCAAGtgctcttttgaaattgacttCGATCCACATTCGATCCtccttattttcaaaagcttcatGGAACATTTCAGGCTCAAACTGTTGACGCATTGCCCTTGAATATATTCCAGAATCTTAAGCATTCTCTTTGACATTGAAATGAGTATGTACTTAAGATTTCATGCTCGTGGGTTTAATCTAATGGTGACCGCTCAATGAGAACCGTGCTCTGACCTTTAATCGAGCTCTGATTCGGCATTCCTGACGACGGAATAAACTGTTCGGAACATAGTGGgactttcaaaatcagtcaTATTTGATGTGAAGAAGttctttgaaaggattttATAAAACGTCACTTAAAACCCACTTATCTATTTAATGTATGTCCATAAACAATGGCAACGTCAATCACGCGAACAAACAACGAATGAGTGACgttaaacaaaaatgaaatatcataGATCTCGGTCGATGTGCTTCTTACCTGACTTTGTGCAGAGCTCAAATTGGCAATTGAAATCGTTCGTGCCCATTGAGATGAATGTGTGAAATGTTCCAAGCCATTTAACAAGCACTTCCCCTCTCTTgttcattcactttttcaaaagcacaaaCACAAAACATGAATAGCGCCTTCCTTGTTGGCGTTTAGGAGAGGCCTATTCTTTCTCCTGCAAATGGGGGTGAAAATGTGTTCTGGAATTGAGATGTACTCTTTCGTATGTCTTAGTTCTTGTCGCTCTTGTTCAAGAGGGAATTCTGTGGGTACTAAAAGGGAAAAGAAGGCTTAGCAAAAGATCGGCAGAGAAAATGTTAAAGGTGACTCCGAGATGTGGGGCTCAAAAAAGCGGATAGAACTAACCCATAAACTAAAAGTGCCGATTGGTAGTCATCTGAGTCTTACTAAAGCTTCGACTTTCAAACTGTGCCTCATTGTGGGACTGAAAAGTACTcatgaatgtcaatttttctttaacaTGACTTGAATAAGCCTCGGGCAAATGAGTCAAACAACCCTGAATTTGGCCACGCTTGGCCTAACGTgcgttgaaaaaggaacgcgGAAAGATGGAACATGAGTAACTTGGACCGGTGGAAAACAGGGAACCGAGGAGGAGCCGGGAGACAGACCGAGGGAAAGAAACTCCGTGGCGAACTTCCGTGGCACAACGGAGAAAGGGAAGCGAGATGGGAGAGGAATGAGAACACCATCAGTAAAAGCAGCATGGGTGGGCATTTTAGAGTACGTAGAACGTCCAGCATATGCTGTTCCTATCAAGACGACGAGCCAGCGTAATTAGAAATTCTTTTTAATGTAGATTACCAAATCGACGTCTTTAAGGAACCTCTTGGGAAGATGCCATAGAGGGTGCTTCAAGTCGTGATTGAAGAAAAGTACTTTTGCTGGTATGTCTTGGGTAAATAGTGGTGTGGGTTGCTATGTTATATCTCGCATCATGGCTGAGATATGCAGACCGTACAAGGTAATCAGTTTCAATGCTACTAATTAGTCATAAAACAACATTCGATGCCCAACAAAGCTTTGCACATCTAACTTCATTCTAATAATGTGAGGAAAACATTTCTACTTAGTAGAATTGGAAAACATCTTTGTCTTTATGACAACGAACTAGCAATTCTAATTTAAGTAGCTGACATTGGCTTTTCATTcatgctttcaattttttgtgaAGAATTTAGTGACAAGTTGCTGAGTGATGTGAGTAAAATTGTTACTCTTCATCGGTTTTTAACCATACTTGCATTACAATTGTACCTAAGCTCAAGGTTAAaaggaaaatatgaaatgtgaTTGGTTTTGCATCTAGTGGCGAAGATACTCACTCTTTAACGCTTTTTTAATGGAAATAGGTTGTGTCTTCTAAAGACTaagtctctctttctttcaatttattgaaagtgcaaaacaCTATCGGTTGCGTTTATTAATCTACTTGTGCACTTCAGTCTCTGTATCAGTTGCAATTATCTAGAAAGAGAGACCTTTTTCAGAAGTGAGCGGTCGTGCCTCAAAACGTTATTTTCCCGATCACGGGATCTCGATCCCGTCTGATTTTAATTTATTATTGTCACCCATTAGGTTTAACGATATATAGAATGGATTCTCTTAAATATGTAATTCGTTTCGTAATCTCACtattttggtcttttttattgaacaaaatgtgtttgaatatTCTCCTTTCAAATGGCTTATTGCTTACTTGGTCTGAATGATCATGGAGGCCGTTAAGCCCGTAGAGGAAAGCTCTACGAAAACCCGCTAGCAAATCGTTACCTCGCAATCCAACGCAAATCTGTTGGGAGGGTGCTTTATGAAGTTTTCCTTCCAATTCAAGTAACAGGCTAGGAGCCAACACAACGCTCAAATGTCctctagcgaggtttcaaaaTGCTTTCCTCTCCAGCCCTGACGGACCCCATTGAGGATATATCCTACTTTTTCTTTAGATTAACCCAATTGTGCATAGTTTTTAAATGTTGTCTAATGGTACAATCCGCAAATAAATAGCGGTTTACTTTTCAGAAAAAGGTATAATACGAATTCAATTGCAAACTGGTTGTTGCAATACAAATGTAGTGATGTATTTTGAACTGGAATGTGAGCTTTTTACTTTAGGATTTTAGGTAAAGGCATTAGGTTTTAGGTCAAGGCATCTTGAGCAAATACGAAGTTCTGAATTATaaagagaaattgaaaatgggttctaaagcaaccctggttgcTTTTTAGGCAAAAAGTTGACATCTTGATGCAAAATAAACGCAATTATACGCCCCTTTATCACATCAATCAATCCATGCACCAAACAAAACTGAATTGTAAATCTATAATTTACTCCCATACCTGAATCCCTAAAAAACTGAGCAAACTAACacgtaaaatattttttttttactgttttgCTTTGCAATCCTGAAGTCGTTTCTtatctttaaaaaactgaACAAACTAACATTTAAAATAACTGTGTTacttcatttctattttttccttccttttgttgccctttctttcttcataaTTCGAACTAGGTGACCGGACAATttgacccaacggacaactcgattcaggacaacttgacccaggacaacttgacACAGAGGACAACTCAATccaatggacaacttgaccaggacaactcgacacAGCGGACAACGTGACACAATAGACAACCCGACCCAGCAGACAACCCAAccaggacaactcaacccagcagGCCAATTGACCCCGCAGACAAATCAACCCAAATCAATCACAGTTttaattttgttccataagtatgaactatttgtaagccTACATATTGGGCTGGATTTCTgtactgggttgagttgtccgctgggtcgagttgtcctggaaccttcgaacttgtcattttgttttcttccaactcaTGTTACCGTCTTGCAGCTTAGCCTCTGAAACATTACTGATTATCAGTGTTCTCTAGTTCTTGCtcaggtcctggtgaaaacaaacttttgcTTACCAGAACCTcaggaattacatgctcatgaaatagTTGATATGTTAAAATACAAACCCTAAAACCAGTTGCTCAAAGTATCTAATCATGAGAAAAGTGTTCCTATAACAAAATCTATCTATGTAACAAAATAACTTGAGTCagcaaaaatatgataaaaaagtAGTcttattttggaactttcaGTCCCTTTCATTACATTTTCTTGCtgacagaaaaaaatatgatcattGTACAATTATGGGAACACCAAGTTGATGCATTTGTATTTTGCAAACTGAGGTATTTACAGGGTTTGGCCAAGGCAGTAGCACTACTAATTTCTCCTGTGAGGCCGctttacatttttccttgaattttctttactttagATGGCTCACTAATCTCAATTGAAAGATAGCAACACCAtggaaatgacaaattgatgTGCAAGTAATTTTGTCGAGTACGTTTGTTGAAATCAATTTACTTGTTAAAGGAATGTGtccatgaaaataaaagagaacgaaacaaatatttttttgggtttgggttttcacgggcttatctaaccaCTACatggaatgcaatccccagtactatcaaaatgaaagtctAGACACTGAaactgttgtttttttcgaaatttggTAAAAACCACCTGCACgttaaaaatgccccaaaatggcaCGATATTTAAAGTACACACAAAAAAGTCTCTACTCATTactcttattttacaatcataaagtcaaatcattcaaaataagtttaatcacttttgtttgtatctatcttcacatgatttcaaaagttttgaatgaagcaaaacaGTCATGGTTCTCCCCTACCTACgcactttttcctttttttgtccgCTAGAGTTCGTTTCACTCCTACCTGGCAGCCCCTATAATAcgtttatttattacctttcaatatttaaatgatatttggtttaccaacgaatttgagttggcagaccttgaatgaagggttgatTACAATTAGTTGCATAAGACGTGCAAACTAGTTCAAATTGTTACAAAACAAAAGTTAACTGATAGAAAATGTGTATTTTGAAGATTTCCTTCTAGAATGGCATaagtccttgaattttcttgtgTAATTCTGtgcttttggtcaaaataatcTTGTGTCAACAATGGCCAAAATAGCTTTAAACTTAATTGGACCGAAACTAAGGATTAAGGAGATGTGCCTAAAGAGATTCTTTATAAAGGGATGTTATGAAAACGATAACAATAATTCACGAATTCAGGCTTGTCAATGAACTTCTTTTGACAAATACAAGTTTGAGGGTTTTCAAATTGACCTCTGGTTTGAGGATTTTATTCTTAAATGTGATTAGCAATTACCAACcgtcaattgaaaaatgattttccgATCACAAAGTCTGGGTAGATGGTAACTGAAATTCACCAAACAGATAATATGCTGACTCAATATGTTAACACGTTTTAAAAGAATGAACGCGATCATGAGGTGTGTATGTTAGTGATGCACTCTGTGCCCCACTTTTGCCTCTTTAAAAGCCCATCGCTGTTAGCATAATCATCATTACAATTGTGATAATTCGCGTGACAGGtcttccaaattgaaaaaccGAATTTACAATTTAAGTATCTGCAAGATGACGATATCATTGAACATGTACAATTTACCTGACATTAAAGCATTCAATGAGGTGTGGCAAGAGGCCATTGTACGTCAGGCAGAAAAATTAGGCCTGacatcatttgatttgaagcaGACGTGTGGTTGGCCGTTAGTTGCCGGGGAGCGAGGTTTATACCAGGTTGTGGCAACACCCAAATACAAGGCCCCCGGGTGTCGAGATTACTTTTATAGTTCTGCCGTGATTGTGCGTAACGAAAGCGATGTGTTCGAAATCAATGCCCTCCAAGGGAAGACAGCCGCAGTGAACAGTTTGGGATCTTGCTCAGGCTACCTCTTACTTCACGTAGCTCTTGGGAGAACATTGGCCACCACCATTAACGTTTGTACCACGGGCGCTCACGTTCAATCCATTCATGCCGTAGTCTCCAAGAAAGCAGATTTCGCCGCAATAGATGCGGTTTCCTTGGCGTTGTTCCAACGATATCATCCAGCAGAGGCGGCTCAAGTCCGCATTCTCACGTTTACTCCGGAGTTTCCGGCCTTGCCTTATGTCACTCCAGCTACGGAATCCTTGGAGAACATTAAACTCCTTCGACAAGCTCTGATCAATGCTGCATCCGATCCAAACGTGGAACTGAAGCAAGCAAGAGACGCCCTACTCATAGATGGCTTCGAAACGAATGATAAGAAAATCGGATTTCACATGTATGACCAGCGTGCCCAACAGATTTTGTCGGAAATTACCACGGATGATAGTGAACAAGGCCAAGGACCAACGAAA contains the following coding sequences:
- the LOC131888795 gene encoding uncharacterized protein LOC131888795: MTISLNMYNLPDIKAFNEVWQEAIVRQAEKLGLTSFDLKQTCGWPLVAGERGLYQVVATPKYKAPGCRDYFYSSAVIVRNESDVFEINALQGKTAAVNSLGSCSGYLLLHVALGRTLATTINVCTTGAHVQSIHAVVSKKADFAAIDAVSLALFQRYHPAEAAQVRILTFTPEFPALPYVTPATESLENIKLLRQALINAASDPNVELKQARDALLIDGFETNDKKIGFHMYDQRAQQILSEITTDDSEQGQGPTKPIPTDVKAELKSLQVPNDTEYVMAAIKAALANRQPLADFTLEDSRSGRVVFPGDLDDAFATDPQLVRDCTVFIGERPKLVDRCTNDNEITAECWAVDKAMTGNLDPSIVWFYLSMERNPGGDYFNLVVYKNGKSAEHIRQKQDDAHQRGIRHVAPFYYNNVRIHRCLVTWNKVSFLQTIAAQYYKGNTLFRKTFKWAENK